Proteins encoded by one window of Salvia splendens isolate huo1 chromosome 5, SspV2, whole genome shotgun sequence:
- the LOC121801930 gene encoding pentatricopeptide repeat-containing protein At1g43980, mitochondrial-like isoform X2, protein MIVVFVCMFSLLQKAHRFHHTVSFFSGIIDQCSSLKSPSNSLKLVHAQLVKIGLNFSNVYLGNRCIDLYFNSGSPKDAVKMFDDMSRKNIFSWNLYLKVLVKCFDMATARRVFDEMPERDAVSWNTVISGDHAKEMHCRIVKNGGCYSNLVVGNSLIDMYGKLGLVEYSLAVFLSMEKVDVISWNAMISGCCKSGYERFALLLFCVMRSSGFEVDEYTVSAVLTACSNLRNWEKGKQMFCFSTKMGFLWNAVVCSAAIDLFSKCNRLGSALRVFKESCVFDSAVCNAMIACYASHNMEENAFHLFVYTLRESIRPTEFTLSSVLHSAAVFVPVEQGSQLHSLAIKTGFEAEAIVASSLVQMYNKYGLVEFALKIFSKMASRDLIVWNTMILGLADNGKLFEAIELFEKLLESGLHPDQITYSAVLSACSYGGLLEEGMAVFSSMQQQQQRGVVPMNEHYTCVVNMMIQADMINEAIDFLYSLQWEPDSRIWESLLLACGDYENLELIEAIADGLMELEPHSSLPYLIYLANTYEQRGRWESVVRLRRKMEKVTRKEVADISWIGIKGHTYSFEANPTCHHGRENVCSILGFLKQDMSTGDDSVFIN, encoded by the exons ATGATTGTCGTCTTCGTTTGCATGTTCAGTTTGCTTCAAAAAGCTCACAGATTTCATCACACGGTGTCGTTTTTCTCTGGCATCATCGATCAGTGTTCTTCTCTTAAGAGCCCCTCAAATTCTTTGAAATTAGTACACGCGCAGTTGGTAAAAATTGGCTTGAATTTCTCAAATGTATATCTGGGCAATCGATGTATCGATCTCTATTTCAATTCGGGATCACCGAAAGATGCTGTGAAGATGTTTGATGATATGTCCAGAAAAAACATCTTTTCTTGGAACTTATACTTGAAAGTCTTGGTGAAATGTTTCGACATGGCGACGGCGCGTCGGgtgttcgacgaaatgcctGAACGAGATGCTGTGAGTTGGAACACGGTCATATCTGG GGATCATGCTAAGGAGATGCATTGTCGCATTGTGAAGAATGGTGGGTGTTATTCTAACTTGGTGGTGGGGAATTCATTGATTGATATGTATGGGAAGCTTGGCCTTGTCGAGTATTCTCTTGCTGTGTTTTTGAGTATGGAGAAAGTGGATGTGATTTCATGGAATGCTATGATTTCTGGTTGCTGTAAATCGGGTTATGAGCGTTTTGCTTTGCTTCTGTTCTGTGTGATGAGAAGTAGTGGTTTCGAAGTAGACGAATACACGGTCTCTGCGGTGCTTACTGCTTGTTCCAACTTGCGGAATTGGGAGAAGGGTAAGcagatgttttgtttttctacTAAGATGGGATTTCTTTGGAATGCGGTTGTTTGTAGTGCAGCTATTGATCTTTTCTCGAAATGCAACAGACTGGGAAGCGCGTTGCGTGTTTTTAAGGAGTCATGTGTGTTCGATTCAGCTGTGTGCAATGCAATGATCGCCTGCTATGCTAGTCACAATATGGAGGAAAATGCTTTTCATCTTTTTGTTTATACTTTGAGGGAAAGTATTAGGCCAACAGAGTTCACACTCAGCTCTGTTCTTCACTCTGCTGCTGTGTTTGTTCCAGTGGAGCAAGGTAGTCAGCTCCATTCGCTCGCGATCAAAACAGGGTTTGAAGCGGAGGCAATTGTGGCGAGTTCACTTGTGCAAATGTATAATAAATATGGGTTGGTTGAGTTTGCCTTGAAAATTTTCTCGAAAATGGCTTCCAGAGATTTGATAGTATGGAATACTATGATACTGGGATTAGCCGATAATGGAAAACTATTCGAAGCTATTGAACTTTTTGAGAAACTTCTTGAAAGTGGTTTACATCCTGATCAGATTACATATTCTGCGGTTCTTTCAGCTTGCAGCTATGGTGGATTGCTCGAGGAAGGCATGGCTGTCTTCTCCTCcatgcagcagcagcagcagcgggGAGTAGTTCCGATGAATGAGCATTATACTTGTGTAGTGAATATGATGATTCAAGCTGACATGATTAATGAAGCAATTGATTTCTTGTACTCGTTGCAATGGGAACCTGATTCTCGTATATGGGAATCTCTACTCCTTGCTTGTGGGGATTATGAGAATCTAGAGCTGATAGAAGCCATTGCAGACGGATTGATGGAGTTGGAACCTCACTCGTCTCTTCCTTACTTGATTTATTTGGCTAACACTTATGAGCAACGAGGTAGATGGGAAAGCGTTGTTCGACTGAGGAGGAAGATGGAAAAGGTGACCAGAAAGGAAGTAGCTGACATCAGTTGGATTGGTATAAAAGGCCATACATATTCTTTTGAGGCGAACCCAACATGTCATCATGGTAGGGAGAATGTTTGTTCGATTTTGGGATTTCTAAAGCAGGATATGTCGACTGGAGATGATAGCGTGTTCATCAACTGA
- the LOC121801930 gene encoding pentatricopeptide repeat-containing protein At1g43980, mitochondrial-like isoform X1 translates to MIVVFVCMFSLLQKAHRFHHTVSFFSGIIDQCSSLKSPSNSLKLVHAQLVKIGLNFSNVYLGNRCIDLYFNSGSPKDAVKMFDDMSRKNIFSWNLYLKVLVKCFDMATARRVFDEMPERDAVSWNTVISGYVSSGFRDSAWEVFVEMRERGVGPTEFTFSLLLCCVKCRDHAKEMHCRIVKNGGCYSNLVVGNSLIDMYGKLGLVEYSLAVFLSMEKVDVISWNAMISGCCKSGYERFALLLFCVMRSSGFEVDEYTVSAVLTACSNLRNWEKGKQMFCFSTKMGFLWNAVVCSAAIDLFSKCNRLGSALRVFKESCVFDSAVCNAMIACYASHNMEENAFHLFVYTLRESIRPTEFTLSSVLHSAAVFVPVEQGSQLHSLAIKTGFEAEAIVASSLVQMYNKYGLVEFALKIFSKMASRDLIVWNTMILGLADNGKLFEAIELFEKLLESGLHPDQITYSAVLSACSYGGLLEEGMAVFSSMQQQQQRGVVPMNEHYTCVVNMMIQADMINEAIDFLYSLQWEPDSRIWESLLLACGDYENLELIEAIADGLMELEPHSSLPYLIYLANTYEQRGRWESVVRLRRKMEKVTRKEVADISWIGIKGHTYSFEANPTCHHGRENVCSILGFLKQDMSTGDDSVFIN, encoded by the coding sequence ATGATTGTCGTCTTCGTTTGCATGTTCAGTTTGCTTCAAAAAGCTCACAGATTTCATCACACGGTGTCGTTTTTCTCTGGCATCATCGATCAGTGTTCTTCTCTTAAGAGCCCCTCAAATTCTTTGAAATTAGTACACGCGCAGTTGGTAAAAATTGGCTTGAATTTCTCAAATGTATATCTGGGCAATCGATGTATCGATCTCTATTTCAATTCGGGATCACCGAAAGATGCTGTGAAGATGTTTGATGATATGTCCAGAAAAAACATCTTTTCTTGGAACTTATACTTGAAAGTCTTGGTGAAATGTTTCGACATGGCGACGGCGCGTCGGgtgttcgacgaaatgcctGAACGAGATGCTGTGAGTTGGAACACGGTCATATCTGGGTATGTTTCAAGTGGGTTTCGTGATAGTGCGTGGGAAGTTTTTGTGGAGATGAGGGAGCGTGGGGTTGGGCCGACTGAGTTCACTTTTTCATTGTTGTTGTGTTGTGTGAAATGTAGGGATCATGCTAAGGAGATGCATTGTCGCATTGTGAAGAATGGTGGGTGTTATTCTAACTTGGTGGTGGGGAATTCATTGATTGATATGTATGGGAAGCTTGGCCTTGTCGAGTATTCTCTTGCTGTGTTTTTGAGTATGGAGAAAGTGGATGTGATTTCATGGAATGCTATGATTTCTGGTTGCTGTAAATCGGGTTATGAGCGTTTTGCTTTGCTTCTGTTCTGTGTGATGAGAAGTAGTGGTTTCGAAGTAGACGAATACACGGTCTCTGCGGTGCTTACTGCTTGTTCCAACTTGCGGAATTGGGAGAAGGGTAAGcagatgttttgtttttctacTAAGATGGGATTTCTTTGGAATGCGGTTGTTTGTAGTGCAGCTATTGATCTTTTCTCGAAATGCAACAGACTGGGAAGCGCGTTGCGTGTTTTTAAGGAGTCATGTGTGTTCGATTCAGCTGTGTGCAATGCAATGATCGCCTGCTATGCTAGTCACAATATGGAGGAAAATGCTTTTCATCTTTTTGTTTATACTTTGAGGGAAAGTATTAGGCCAACAGAGTTCACACTCAGCTCTGTTCTTCACTCTGCTGCTGTGTTTGTTCCAGTGGAGCAAGGTAGTCAGCTCCATTCGCTCGCGATCAAAACAGGGTTTGAAGCGGAGGCAATTGTGGCGAGTTCACTTGTGCAAATGTATAATAAATATGGGTTGGTTGAGTTTGCCTTGAAAATTTTCTCGAAAATGGCTTCCAGAGATTTGATAGTATGGAATACTATGATACTGGGATTAGCCGATAATGGAAAACTATTCGAAGCTATTGAACTTTTTGAGAAACTTCTTGAAAGTGGTTTACATCCTGATCAGATTACATATTCTGCGGTTCTTTCAGCTTGCAGCTATGGTGGATTGCTCGAGGAAGGCATGGCTGTCTTCTCCTCcatgcagcagcagcagcagcgggGAGTAGTTCCGATGAATGAGCATTATACTTGTGTAGTGAATATGATGATTCAAGCTGACATGATTAATGAAGCAATTGATTTCTTGTACTCGTTGCAATGGGAACCTGATTCTCGTATATGGGAATCTCTACTCCTTGCTTGTGGGGATTATGAGAATCTAGAGCTGATAGAAGCCATTGCAGACGGATTGATGGAGTTGGAACCTCACTCGTCTCTTCCTTACTTGATTTATTTGGCTAACACTTATGAGCAACGAGGTAGATGGGAAAGCGTTGTTCGACTGAGGAGGAAGATGGAAAAGGTGACCAGAAAGGAAGTAGCTGACATCAGTTGGATTGGTATAAAAGGCCATACATATTCTTTTGAGGCGAACCCAACATGTCATCATGGTAGGGAGAATGTTTGTTCGATTTTGGGATTTCTAAAGCAGGATATGTCGACTGGAGATGATAGCGTGTTCATCAACTGA
- the LOC121802569 gene encoding serine/threonine-protein kinase PBL34-like yields the protein MDSFVARSCSTRRCTPLMLGGVVIAFDAFKTHDIDEFKKIISDVLNREQTFEEVRTITFLGALDRVLHPMGFKIQVGHKTFVGAHGRAIEEDVSRKLEEYVSTLQSSAVECEEKGVEIQVKIIVGAPLLDVLVEEISSLRATWTILDRKLKKETRSCYIKKLSCKVAQVRDNLCLEILRPYHIDTGYRNTKHKLIYSLGKAVPLPPTPEDESDMTSTRSLPITPMIRSSNPNNCLMAPLMTNSEEKLVSSDDESDTSPPQESQVYAGEIEIEEEDKHDGSSQVENEDDDVDSSYSEMKIEAGEYSSDTSPEDNDPKEENKAGDEVDDEIQECSNVSDEPFPCDPEKTNACLESLRSSYSLVQTATDDFSFDKFLGEGGHGIECKGKLSGSKEESKAGEEVEDEVQERSNASDQPFPRDSEKTNACLDPLGCSYSIVQTATDDFSFDNFIGEGGYGIVYKGKLSDGQLVAVKVQKETKAQTSAEFLAEVSPLSTARHANIVPLLGYCSKGNLRILIYEYIHNKSLEWHLFDNAAGVLEWSQRYAIAVGAAKGLRILHECCESPIVHCNVRPSNVMLTQDFIPMLGDFGLAKYSTSKFDKQRNFLGNLGYVAPEGSIGCVKADVYAFGIVLAQLVSGRKAVDAGAGDQQQSIREWALSLIESLALDDLVDPRLGAAYCAYELYNMARAAYSCLHTAPLSRPTMTEIVCILEGENDHLRHVSSNLYPMIIRAEACGLN from the exons ATGGATTCATTCGTTGCTCGGAGCTGCAGCACCAGGAGGTGCACTCCTCTCATGCTCGGTGGCGTTGTGATTGCTTTCGACGCATTCAAAACTCATGACATCGACGAGTTCAAGAAGATTATTAGTGATGTTTTGAATAGGGAACAGACGTTCGAAGAAGTTAGAACAATCACGTTCCTGGGAGCGCTCGATAGAGTCCTTCATCCCA TGGGTTTCAAGATTCAAGTAGGCCACAAGACCTTCGTGGGAGCACACGGTCGTGCAATCGAGGAAGACGTTTCTAGAAAGCTCGAAGAGTATGTAAGCACACTCCAAAGCAGTGCCGTTGAATGTGAAGAAAAAGGG GTGGAAATCCAAGTGAAAATCATAGTTGGAGCTCCATTGCTTGATGTTCTTGTGGAAGAAATATCATCACTACGCGCAACATGGACAATACTTGATAG GAAACTGAAAAAGGAAACAAGGTCTTGCTACATTAAAAAACTGTCTTGCAAAGTAGCACAAGTGCGTGATAACTTGTGTTTGGAGATATTGAGGCCTTATCACATCGACACCGGCTACAGAAACACGAAACATAAGCTGATTTACTCGTTAGGCAAGGCGGTTCCACTGCCTCCTACTCCAGAAGATGAGAGTGACATGACCTCTACCAGGTCCCTGCCTATCACTCCCATGATAAGGTCTAGTAATCCCAACAACTGCTTGATGGCGCCTCTGATGACGAACTCTGAGGAGAAGCTCGTCTCCTCGGACGATGAGAGTGACACGAGTCCTCCACAAGAATCACAAG TTTATGCAGGAGAGATTGAGATCGAGGAAGAAGATAAACACGATGGCTCCAGTCAAGTGGAGAACGAGGATGATGACGTTGATTCGAGTTACTCAGAGATGAAGATTGAGGCAGGTGAATATTCCTCCGATACTTCACCAGAAG ATAACGATCCCAAAGAAGAAAACAAGGCAGGAGACGAAGTAGACGATGAAATCCAAGAGTGTTCCAACGTTTCTGATGAGCCTTTTCCTTGTGATCCTGAAAAGACGAACGCATGCCTTGAGTCTCTGAGATCCAGCTATTCGCTCGTGCAGACTGCAACGGATGACTTCTCGTTCGACAAATTTCTTGGCGAAGGCGGACATGGGATTGAGTGCAAGGGCAAGCTTAGCGGTTCCAAGGAAGAAAGCAAGGCAGGGGAGGAAGTAGAGGACGAAGTCCAAGAGCGTTCCAATGCTTCTGATCAGCCTTTTCCTCGTGATTCTGAGAAGACGAATGCGTGCCTTGACCCACTGGGATGCAGCTATTCGATCGTGCAGACTGCAACGGATGACTTCTCGTTCGACAACTTCATTGGCGAAGGCGGGTACGGGATCGTATACAAGGGGAAGCTCAGCGATGGGCAGCTTGTGGCTGTGAAGGTGCAGAAGGAGACAAAAGCACAGACTTCTGCTGAGTTTCTCGCTGAAGTCTCGCCTCTCAGCACTGCACGACACGCCAACATTGTCCCGCTTCTTGGCTACTGCAGCAAGGGAAACCTTAGAATCTTGATTTATGAGTACATACACAACAAGTCACTAGAGTGGCATTTATTTG ATAATGCAGCTGGAGTTCTTGAATGGAGCCAGCGATACGCTATCGCTGTTGGCGCTGCAAAAGGGCTGCGGATTTTACATGAGTGCTGCGAGAGTCCCATCGTTCACTGCAACGTTAGGCCAAGCAATGTGATGCTAACACAAGACTTTATTCCAATG CTGGGAGATTTCGGGCTTGCAAAGTATAGCACTTCGAAATTCGATAAACAGAGAAACTTTCTTGGCAATCTTGG ATATGTGGCACCAGAGGGCAGCATTGGGTGTGTAAAGGCAGACGTGTATGCGTTCGGCATAGTGTTGGCGCAGCTCGTATCGGGGCGGAAGGCGGTGGATGCGGGAGCCGGGGATCAGCAGCAGTCGATCAGGGAATGG GCTTTATCTTTGATTGAATCTCTGGCGTTGGATGATCTCGTTGATCCACGCCTCGGGGCTGCCTACTGCGCCTACGAACTGTACAATATGGCTCGAGCCGCCTACTCATGCCTACATACTGCACCTCTGTCGCGCCCAACTATGACGGAG